One Elgaria multicarinata webbii isolate HBS135686 ecotype San Diego chromosome 6, rElgMul1.1.pri, whole genome shotgun sequence DNA segment encodes these proteins:
- the SKOR2 gene encoding SKI family transcriptional corepressor 2, with translation MASSPLPGPTELLLAAPSNAFAADSLSQAQAPPPAPPPPPPPPPRGSAHAGAMKPNQVGQVILYGIPIVSLVIDGQERLCLAQISNTLLKNFSYNEIHNRRVALGITCVQCTPVQLEILRRAGAMPISSRRCGMITKREAERLCKSFLGENRPPKLPDNFAFDVSHECAWGCRGSFIPARYNSSRAKCIKCSYCSMYFSPNKFIFHSHRTPDAKYTQPDAANFNSWRRHLKLTDKAPQDELVFAWEDVKAMFNGGSRKRALPQASQSHHHHHHHHHGPPGGPGGGGGGGAGGGGGSSAPHCHPLGSVKAAVVGVGGGLLSPHLLAAPPPPPPDLHQKRARFDDDDDLQEAVAAAAAAAAAAAHGGGAGKAARNYPVIPVPSKGSSFGGVLQKFPGCGGLFPHPYGFPAAAAAFSLCHKKEDAEALAVGGQAGPAGHKAAAGGAPAAGAGLSGLFWPGSRKDAAAAAAAAAFYPPFCMFWPPRAPGGLPGLPTYLQPPPQPPGCSALAGESPSLLRQAFLDLADPGGSEGGAVAGLGTPPAAAAPQASSGSSGGGGRDARAFDGGGDPACSPAAEGGGSRGPAAPQPHLLEGQPRGKGAPSYHHSSAFRPVGGKEDSESLAKLHHHHQPRTSSSPPPPPPPPPLLLLAPEREPAGCDRPVQPPGHRLLSPGGTSCSYPSEDSSEEEEEEEEEEEEEEEEEEEEEPEVDVESHKQPEEEEEEEEEMEAAAAADGRGEPEAAVGASRYLQSRGLSEKAAVRDRSNATAASAGPYPAASCRPAQEEEKSGGLNAEQLLPLPPPPPPPTCPPKAGSSGGSSPAHHPSEEEQPPPPPPPPPPYKDVQKSKEGNQVVVSTKENNFSEKNKEHTFYITDSEHPGGNFWRNIAGEPIQETNPPHSLKKDVENMGKEELQKVLFEQIDLRRRLEQEFQVLKGTASFPVFNNFQDQMKRELAYREEMVQQLQIIPYAASLIRKEKLGTHLSKS, from the exons ATGGCCAGCAGCCCCCTGCCGGGTCCTACCGAGCTCCTGCTGGCGGCGCCGAGCAACGCCTTCGCAGCTGACTCCCTGAGCCAAGCGCAAGCCCCGCCGCCTgccccgccaccgccgccgccgccgccgccccgcggCTCCGCGCACGCGGGCGCCATGAAGCCCAACCAGGTGGGCCAAGTGATCCTGTACGGCATCCCCATCGTGTCGCTGGTGATCGACGGGCAGGAGCGCCTGTGCCTGGCGCAGATCTCCAACACGCTGCTGAAGAACTTCAGCTACAACGAGATCCACAACCGCCGGGTGGCGCTGGGCATCACGTGCGTGCAGTGCACGCCGGTGCAGCTGGAGATCCTGCGGCGGGCCGGGGCCATGCCCATCTCGTCGCGGCGCTGCGGCATGATCACCAAGCGCGAGGCCGAGCGCCTGTGCAAGTCCTTCCTGGGCGAGAACCGGCCGCCCAAGCTGCCGGACAACTTCGCCTTCGACGTGTCGCACGAGTGCGCCTGGGGCTGCCGCGGCAGCTTCATCCCGGCGCGCTACAACAGCTCGCGGGCCAAGTGCATCAAGTGCAGCTACTGCAGCATGTACTTCTCGCCCAACAAGTTCATCTTCCACTCGCACCGCACGCCCGACGCCAAGTACACGCAGCCCGACGCCGCCAACTTCAACTCGTGGCGGCGCCACCTCAAGCTCACCGACAAGGCCCCGCAGGACGAGCTGGTCTTCGCCTGGGAGGACGTCAAGGCCATGTTCAACGGCGGCAGCCGCAAGCGGGCCCTGCCCCAGGCCTCGCAgtcgcaccaccaccaccaccaccaccaccacggcccGCCCGGAGGGcctgggggcggcggcggcgggggggcggGCGGCGGAGGGGGCTCCTCGGCGCCCCACTGCCACCCGCTGGGCTCCGTCAAGGCCGCCGTGGTGGGCGTCGGGGGCGGCCTGCTGAGCCCCCACCTGCTGGCcgcgccgcccccgccgccgcccgaCCTCCACCAGAAGCGCGCCCGCTTCGACGACGACGACGACCTCCAGGAAGCGGTGGCGGCGGCCGCGGCGGCCGCAGCCGCAGCAGCCCACGGCGGCGGCGCCGGCAAGGCGGCGCGGAACTACCCGGTCATCCCGGTGCCCAGCAAGGGCTCGTCTTTCGGGGGCGTGCTGCAGAAGTTCCCCGGCTGCGGGGGGCTCTTCCCGCACCCCTACGGCTTCCCCGCGGCCGCCGCGGCTTTCAGCCTCTGCCACAAGAAGGAGGACGCCGAGGCGCTGGCTGTCGGGGGGCAGGCCGGGCCCGCCGGCCACAAAGCGGCCGCAGGGGGCGCCCCGGCGGCCGGAGCCGGACTCTCGGGGCTCTTCTGGCCGGGCAGCCGCAAAgacgcggccgccgccgccgccgccgccgctttctACCCGCCCTTCTGCATGTTCTGGCCGCCGCGTGCCCCGGGAGGGCTGCCGGGGCTGCCCACGTACCTGCAGCCGCCTCCGCAGCCACCCGGCTGCTCGGCTCTGGCCGGGGAGAGCCCCAGCCTGCTGCGCCAAGCCTTCCTGGACCTGGCCGACCCCGGCGGCAGCGAAGGGGGAGCCGTGGCCGGGCTGGGCACTCCGCCCGCGGCCGCGGCCCCTCAGGCCAGCAGcgggagcagcggcggcggcggcagggacgCGCGGGCCTTCGACGGCGGCGGCGATCCCGCGTGTTCCCCCGCGGCCGAGGGCGGAGGCTCCCGCGGCCCCGCGGCTCCCCAGCCCCACCTGCTGGAAGGCCAGCCCCGGGGCAAGGGGGCGCCCTCCTACCACCATTCCAGCGCCTTCCGCCCGGTGGGGGGCAAGGAGGACTCGGAGAGCCTGGCCAagctccaccatcaccaccagccGCGCACCTCCTCctcgcccccgccgccgccgccgccgccgcctctcttGCTGCTGGCCCCCGAGCGGGAGCCCGCGGGCTGCGATCGCCCCGTCCAGCCGCCGGGGCACCGCCTCCTTTCCCCGGGGGGGACCAGCTGCAGCTACCCCAGCGAGGACagcagtgaggaagaggaggaggaggaggaggaggaggaagaggaggaggaggaggaggaagaagaagagcccGAGGTGGACGTGGAAAGCCACAAGcaacctgaggaggaggaggaagaggaggaggagatggaggcggcggcggcggcggacggGCGGGGAGAGCCGGAGGCCGCCGTGGGGGCCAGCCGCTACCTCCAGAGCCGGGGACTTTCGGAGAAGGCGGCCGTCCGGGACAGGTCGAACGCTACAGCTGCCTCGGCGGGACCTTACCCTGCGGCCTCTTGCAGGCCGGCTCAAGAGGAGGAGAAATCGGGGGGCCTCAATGCCGAGCAGCTGCTGCCccttccgccgccgccgcctccgcccaCCTGCCCCCCAAAAGCGGGGAGCAGCGGTGGGAGCAGCCCGGCTCACCATCCATCAGAAGAGGAGcagccgccgcccccgccgccgccgccgcccccgtaCAAAGAT GTCCAGAAAAGCAAAGAAGGAAACCAAGTCGTCGTATCCACCAAGGAAAATAATTTCTCAG aaaagAACAAGGAACACACTTTTTACATCACAGATTCCGAACATCCAGGAGGAAACTTCTGGAGAAATATAGCAG GTGAACCCATACAGGAAACCAATCCACCCCATTCTCTGAAAAAGGATGTAGAAAACATGGGGAAAG AAGAACTTCAGAAGGTCTTGTTTGAACAGATAGACCTGCGGAGGAGGCTAGAACAAGAGTTCCAAGTCCTAAAAGGAACCGCTTCGTTCCCAGTATTCA ATAATTTTCAAGATCAGATGAAGCGGGAATTGGCCTACAGAGAAGAGATGGTTCAACAATTACAAATT ATCCCCTATGCAGCAAGCTTGATCAGGAAAGAAAAACTTGGCACACATCTCAGCAAAAGCTAA